From the Chloroflexota bacterium genome, one window contains:
- a CDS encoding ATP-binding protein — MPTRKFIGRYENLAAIGKFVSRIAQKAGLDAAQVYAVRLAVDEACTNIIEHGYGSEELGEIECACDITPSGVTVQLRDWSAGFSPEDIPPPNYAVPLEQLKPRGAGLYLMRQMMDDVQFHFDAVGGNLLTMKKHKTASR, encoded by the coding sequence ATGCCAACGCGCAAATTTATCGGGCGTTATGAAAATCTGGCTGCAATTGGAAAATTTGTCAGCCGAATAGCCCAAAAAGCAGGCTTGGACGCGGCACAGGTTTATGCTGTGCGATTGGCCGTGGACGAAGCCTGTACCAATATTATTGAGCATGGCTATGGTAGCGAAGAACTGGGGGAAATCGAGTGCGCCTGCGATATTACGCCTAGCGGTGTTACGGTGCAATTACGCGATTGGAGCGCAGGGTTCAGCCCCGAAGATATTCCACCCCCAAATTATGCTGTGCCGTTAGAGCAATTGAAGCCACGTGGCGCGGGTTTGTATCTGATGCGCCAAATGATGGATGATGTGCAATTTCACTTTGATGCGGTTGGGGGCAACCTGCTAACGATGAAAAAGCACAAAACCGCTTCGCGCTAG
- a CDS encoding STAS domain-containing protein translates to MELQTTSYKRCDVLKATGRIDSQTAPALEQAFNAIVDDGKSGIVFDMSAVDFISSRGLWVLLETQKACKKEGGKLALVNVAEEMMESLDLAGVKHFVEIYADLTAAVGSF, encoded by the coding sequence ATGGAACTTCAAACAACATCCTATAAGCGCTGTGATGTGCTCAAAGCTACTGGCCGTATTGACAGTCAAACCGCTCCAGCGTTGGAGCAAGCGTTTAATGCCATTGTTGATGATGGCAAGTCAGGTATTGTTTTTGATATGTCTGCGGTTGATTTCATATCCAGCCGTGGTTTGTGGGTACTGCTCGAAACGCAGAAAGCTTGTAAAAAGGAAGGCGGCAAATTAGCGCTGGTCAATGTGGCAGAAGAAATGATGGAATCTCTCGATTTGGCTGGCGTCAAACATTTTGTCGAAATCTACGCCGATCTTACAGCTGCCGTGGGCAGTTTCTAA